A genomic stretch from Alloyangia pacifica includes:
- a CDS encoding saccharopine dehydrogenase, with protein MTHLWVRAEQRQNEDRVGVTPEGVKALIAAGLRVTVEESRSRVIGIEGYRAAGAEIAPENSWPEAPEEAIIFGLKELPEDGTPLRHRHIMFGHAFKGQPAGQVLLKRFVAGGGALYDLEYLVGEDRRRVAAFGYWAGYAGAAVTLLAYAAQKRGGLCGPVSVWPGAAAMEAAVADALDAAGGGRPKALVIGALGRVGTGASDLCRKLGVAVTGWDMAETAHGGPFPEVLEHEIFFNCILAHPGTPVFVPASASTDARKLRAIGDIACDPDSDFSPVKVYDHVTDWQAPALRVHEEPPLDVMAIDNLPSLLPRESSEDFAAQLLPHLLTLPAMDAGVWGRAAATYDRYLKEELA; from the coding sequence ATGACACATCTCTGGGTGCGCGCGGAGCAGCGGCAGAACGAGGACCGGGTGGGCGTGACCCCCGAGGGGGTGAAGGCACTGATCGCCGCGGGGCTGCGAGTCACCGTCGAGGAAAGCCGTTCCCGGGTCATCGGCATCGAGGGCTACCGCGCCGCGGGCGCCGAGATCGCCCCCGAGAACAGCTGGCCCGAGGCGCCCGAGGAGGCGATCATCTTCGGCCTCAAGGAACTGCCCGAGGACGGCACGCCGCTGCGCCACCGCCACATCATGTTCGGCCATGCCTTCAAGGGCCAGCCGGCGGGGCAGGTTCTGCTGAAGCGCTTCGTGGCGGGCGGCGGGGCGCTCTACGATCTGGAATACCTCGTGGGCGAGGACCGGCGGCGCGTTGCGGCCTTCGGCTACTGGGCGGGCTATGCGGGCGCGGCGGTGACGCTTCTGGCCTATGCGGCGCAGAAGCGGGGCGGCCTCTGCGGGCCGGTCTCGGTCTGGCCCGGGGCGGCGGCGATGGAGGCCGCGGTCGCCGATGCGCTCGACGCGGCGGGCGGCGGGCGGCCCAAGGCGCTGGTCATCGGCGCGCTTGGGCGCGTGGGAACCGGGGCGTCGGATCTCTGCCGCAAGCTCGGCGTCGCTGTGACCGGATGGGATATGGCCGAGACCGCCCATGGCGGGCCGTTCCCCGAGGTGCTGGAGCACGAGATCTTCTTCAACTGCATCCTCGCCCATCCCGGCACGCCGGTCTTCGTGCCCGCCTCGGCGAGCACCGACGCGCGCAAGCTTCGGGCCATCGGCGACATTGCCTGCGACCCCGACAGTGACTTCTCGCCCGTGAAGGTCTATGACCACGTGACCGACTGGCAGGCCCCCGCGCTGCGGGTTCACGAGGAGCCGCCGCTCGACGTCATGGCGATCGACAACCTTCCCTCGCTTCTCCCCCGGGAGAGCTCGGAGGATTTCGCCGCGCAACTGCTGCCGCACCTGCTGACCCTGCCCGCGATGGACGCGGGCGTCTGGGGCCG